Proteins found in one Natranaerobius trueperi genomic segment:
- a CDS encoding transposase: MKNNEKYEVCYNMQAVVDSKYKFLVDFEIVNDINNQSQLSNMVTKIRSRFSDQKIITLADTGYFNMSE, from the coding sequence ATGAAGAATAATGAAAAATATGAAGTCTGTTATAATATGCAGGCAGTAGTCGATAGCAAGTATAAATTCCTAGTAGACTTTGAAATAGTAAATGATATAAATAACCAGAGTCAATTATCAAATATGGTAACAAAAATAAGGAGTAGATTCAGTGATCAAAAAATTATAACATTAGCAGATACTGGGTATTTTAATATGTCTGAAAT